A stretch of Plasmodium chabaudi chabaudi strain AS genome assembly, chromosome: 14 DNA encodes these proteins:
- a CDS encoding mitochondrial ribosomal protein S15 precursor, putative, producing the protein MNFVRKTFGRTNFSHFKNNEIGFLKNAKRYESRVKAHRYTGITAVKTHAQKTEWYLKAERDFLAERNQIPNGYIGLWQYDDIKHLKENIINMLHLNCANNKQIHKFKKLTIRRLLQRRPFDTGSAPVQIGCLTEKILNLRAHLIQRCKDHPKKKTMSILLARRQKLMKYLYKTDFELYKHTCNLLKIKCILFAIPDSRDRSKAINAAAVDGDRCKFLIRQKLWKGKYRPRPLKNSKGQTVRYTRHPIEQPPSDYGLPKEYKPQISNSWPYGVKENYQKGVYTIYNPTAPGLGHCPVPMLF; encoded by the coding sequence ATGAATTTTGTTCGTAAAACATTCGGTAGAACTaatttttcacattttaaaaacaatgaaataggatttttgaaaaatgccAAAAGGTATGAGTCAAGAGTGAAAGCTCATAGATATACTGGTATAACAGCAGTAAAAACACATGCTCAAAAAACAGAATGGTATTTAAAAGCAGAAAGAGATTTTTTAGCTGAACGAAATCAAATACCAAATGGTTATATTGGATTATGGCAAtatgatgatataaaacACTTGAAggagaatataataaatatgctgCATTTAAATTGTGCTAACAATAAGcaaatacataaatttaaaaagttaacCATAAGAAGATTATTGCAAAGAAGACCATTTGATACAGGGAGTGCACCTGTTCAAATTGGATGTTTAActgaaaaaattttaaatttaagaGCACATTTAATACAACGATGTAAAGATCacccaaaaaaaaaaaccatGTCTATATTATTAGCTAGACgacaaaaattaatgaaatatttatataaaactgattttgaattatataaacatacttgtaatttattaaaaatcaaatgtattttatttgcaaTTCCTGATTCCAGAGACCGATCAAAAGCAATTAATGCCGCTGCTGTTGATGGTGATAGGTGTAAATTTTTGATCAGACAAAAATTATGGAAAGGAAAATATAGGCCTAGGCCATTAAAAAACTCGAAAGGCCAAACAGTAAGATATACAAGGCATCCAATAGAACAACCACCTTCTGATTATGGATTAccaaaagaatataaaccACAAATTTCTAATTCATGGCCATATGGagtaaaagaaaattatcaaaaaggggtttatactatttataaCCCAACCGCTCCTGGCTTGGGACATTGTCCTGTTCCTatgcttttttaa